Proteins from a genomic interval of Ferrovibrio terrae:
- a CDS encoding tetratricopeptide repeat protein, giving the protein MPAAAHKPHALLAVAQVALLSCALLFAPAAKADFVQGVRAYEAGDHKAAYEAWLPLANRGDVAAMRNIGHLYRWGQGVEKDIAQAIHWYRLAAEKGFSRAQANLAAIYLQGEEGTPVDYDEAHKWFAAAAVQNLAVAQYNLGLMYELGLGVEKNEARALGWYNLAAKSGQPEAIERLSQLVKATEPPLVSGVNLPVAETAAPPVPAAQTPVPQMPVPQAAAADSKTETAATMPAQPATPAPPPVVAAPAEPPATLPSPPAADEQPADDGRPGFLSRFYSAISSGGGVSIPDIFTSSPDETAEPPADGQDSKP; this is encoded by the coding sequence ATGCCTGCAGCCGCACATAAGCCTCACGCGCTGCTGGCCGTGGCGCAGGTCGCGCTGCTGAGCTGCGCGCTGCTGTTTGCGCCGGCGGCAAAAGCGGATTTCGTGCAGGGCGTGCGCGCCTACGAGGCCGGCGACCACAAGGCGGCCTACGAGGCCTGGCTGCCGCTGGCCAATCGCGGCGACGTGGCGGCGATGCGCAACATCGGCCATCTCTACCGCTGGGGTCAGGGCGTCGAGAAGGACATTGCCCAGGCCATTCACTGGTATCGCCTTGCGGCCGAGAAGGGTTTCTCGCGGGCGCAGGCCAATCTCGCCGCGATCTATCTGCAGGGCGAAGAAGGCACGCCGGTCGACTACGACGAGGCGCATAAATGGTTTGCCGCCGCTGCCGTGCAGAATCTGGCGGTGGCACAATACAATCTCGGTCTGATGTATGAACTGGGCCTCGGCGTCGAGAAGAACGAGGCGCGCGCGCTCGGCTGGTACAATCTCGCCGCCAAGTCGGGTCAGCCGGAAGCGATCGAGCGCCTGTCGCAGCTGGTGAAGGCGACCGAACCGCCACTGGTCTCGGGCGTCAATCTGCCCGTCGCGGAGACTGCCGCGCCGCCGGTGCCCGCAGCGCAGACACCTGTCCCGCAAATGCCTGTCCCGCAGGCGGCTGCTGCCGACAGCAAAACCGAAACCGCCGCAACGATGCCGGCCCAGCCGGCAACTCCGGCGCCCCCGCCGGTCGTTGCCGCGCCCGCCGAACCCCCAGCGACTCTCCCGTCGCCTCCGGCTGCTGACGAGCAGCCGGCAGACGACGGCCGGCCCGGCTTCCTCAGCCGTTTCTATTCGGCGATTTCTTCGGGTGGTGGCGTCTCGATCCCTGATATCTTCACCTCGTCGCCGGACGAAACGGCCGAACCGCCTGCTGATGGCCAGGACAGCAAGCCTTGA
- a CDS encoding DUF2798 domain-containing protein codes for MRQKLPARYNAIAVPLLLSLMMTCIVSGIATVNSLGLAEGFVAKWMQAWGLSWIVAFPIMLFVLPVVRRIVAIFVEPPRF; via the coding sequence ATGCGCCAGAAACTGCCCGCCCGCTACAACGCCATCGCCGTGCCGTTGCTGCTGTCGCTGATGATGACTTGCATCGTTTCGGGCATTGCCACGGTCAACAGCCTCGGCCTTGCCGAGGGTTTTGTGGCGAAATGGATGCAGGCTTGGGGCCTGTCCTGGATTGTCGCCTTCCCGATCATGCTGTTCGTGCTGCCGGTGGTGCGGCGCATCGTGGCGATCTTCGTGGAGCCGCCGCGCTTCTAG
- a CDS encoding DnaJ C-terminal domain-containing protein, producing the protein MRDPYQVLGVARGVSNEDLRKAYRKLAKEFHPDRNQGNEKASDRFKEISAAYDLLGDADKRGKYDRGEIDAAGQPRARGFGGGAHRAGGAGGGPFGGAAGGGFGFDPNAGGEDIFDEIFGQMRRGRGAGGAGAGFGARNANRPMRGADRHFNLKIGFLDAARGCKRRLTMPDGKQLDVTIPPGLGDGQQIRLRHQGDAGRNSGEAGDALIEVTVEPHAFFSRQGDDLHLELPVTLDEAILGAKIPVPTIDGMVAVGVPKGASSGTTLRLKGRGFPLKGGASDQRGDQYVKLKLVLPEKPNSALEKLIEGWAKTNKYDVRAKYTVE; encoded by the coding sequence ATGCGTGATCCCTATCAGGTTCTGGGTGTGGCGCGCGGTGTCAGCAACGAAGACCTGCGCAAGGCCTATCGCAAGCTGGCGAAGGAATTCCATCCCGACCGCAACCAGGGCAATGAAAAGGCGTCCGACCGCTTCAAGGAAATCTCGGCGGCCTACGATCTGCTCGGCGATGCCGACAAACGCGGCAAATACGATCGCGGCGAGATCGATGCCGCCGGCCAGCCGCGGGCGCGCGGTTTCGGTGGCGGCGCTCATCGCGCGGGTGGTGCGGGCGGCGGGCCGTTCGGCGGCGCTGCCGGCGGCGGCTTCGGCTTTGATCCCAATGCCGGCGGTGAGGATATTTTCGACGAGATTTTCGGCCAGATGCGGCGCGGCCGCGGGGCTGGTGGCGCTGGTGCCGGTTTCGGCGCGCGCAATGCCAACCGGCCGATGCGTGGTGCCGACCGTCATTTCAATCTGAAGATCGGCTTCCTTGATGCCGCGCGTGGCTGCAAGCGCCGCCTCACCATGCCCGATGGCAAGCAGCTCGATGTCACCATTCCGCCCGGCCTGGGCGATGGCCAGCAGATCCGCCTGCGCCACCAGGGTGATGCCGGCCGCAACAGCGGCGAAGCCGGTGACGCACTGATCGAGGTGACGGTCGAGCCGCATGCCTTTTTCAGCCGCCAGGGCGACGACTTGCATCTCGAACTGCCGGTCACGCTGGATGAAGCCATTCTCGGCGCCAAGATTCCTGTGCCCACCATCGATGGCATGGTGGCGGTCGGCGTGCCCAAGGGCGCCAGTTCGGGCACCACGTTGCGCCTGAAAGGTCGCGGTTTCCCGCTGAAGGGCGGCGCTTCGGACCAGCGCGGCGACCAGTATGTGAAGCTGAAGCTGGTGCTGCCGGAGAAGCCGAATTCGGCGCTCGAGAAGCTGATCGAGGGCTGGGCCAAGACGAACAAATACGACGTGCGGGCGAAATACACGGTCGAGTGA
- a CDS encoding mandelate racemase/muconate lactonizing enzyme family protein, which translates to MRIVDVREKTASIASPIANAYIDFSRMTCSVVAVITDQMRDGKPVVGFGFNSNGRYGQGALMRERFLPRLMEANPETLVDTANNNLDPFAIWKTLMQNEKPGGHGERSVAVGTLDMAVWDAVAKIAGVPLWRLLADRYRGGVADDKVWVYAAGGYYYPGKDLSALQDEMKSYRDRGYRVVKMKIGGEPLKDDLKRIEAVLKIVGDGQNLCVDVNGRFDIKTAIEYGNAIRPYNLYWYEEVGDPLDYALQAELGRHYDKPMATGENLFSHQDARNLIRFGGMNRERDFLQFDCALSYGLVEYLRTLDVLKEHGWSSRRVVPHGGHQMSLNIAAGLHLGGNESYPDVFKPFGGFADGIAVNDSYVSLPQIPGVGFEAKAELYKVMRELLD; encoded by the coding sequence ATGCGTATCGTAGACGTCCGCGAGAAAACCGCCTCGATCGCCTCGCCGATCGCCAATGCCTATATCGATTTCTCCAGGATGACCTGCTCGGTGGTGGCGGTGATCACCGATCAGATGCGCGACGGCAAGCCGGTGGTCGGCTTCGGCTTCAACTCGAATGGCCGCTACGGGCAAGGAGCGCTGATGCGCGAACGCTTCCTGCCGCGCCTGATGGAAGCCAATCCGGAGACGCTGGTCGATACGGCCAACAACAACCTGGATCCGTTTGCGATCTGGAAGACGCTGATGCAGAACGAGAAGCCGGGCGGCCATGGCGAACGCTCGGTCGCCGTCGGCACGCTGGATATGGCCGTGTGGGACGCCGTGGCCAAGATCGCCGGCGTGCCGCTCTGGCGCCTGCTGGCGGATCGCTATCGTGGCGGCGTTGCGGATGACAAGGTCTGGGTCTATGCCGCCGGCGGCTACTACTATCCGGGCAAGGACCTGTCGGCGCTGCAGGACGAGATGAAGAGCTATCGCGACCGCGGCTATCGCGTCGTGAAGATGAAAATCGGCGGCGAACCGCTGAAGGACGATCTCAAGCGCATCGAAGCCGTGCTGAAGATCGTCGGCGACGGCCAGAATCTCTGCGTCGACGTCAACGGCCGCTTCGATATCAAGACAGCGATCGAATACGGCAACGCGATCCGGCCGTATAATCTCTACTGGTACGAGGAAGTCGGCGATCCGCTGGACTATGCCCTGCAGGCCGAACTCGGCAGGCATTACGACAAGCCGATGGCGACCGGCGAAAACCTGTTCTCGCATCAGGATGCGCGCAACCTGATCCGCTTCGGCGGCATGAACAGGGAGCGCGATTTCCTGCAGTTTGACTGCGCGCTCAGCTACGGCCTGGTCGAATACCTGCGCACGCTGGATGTGCTGAAGGAGCATGGCTGGTCGAGCCGCCGCGTGGTGCCGCATGGCGGCCACCAGATGTCGCTCAATATTGCGGCAGGCTTACATTTGGGCGGCAACGAGAGCTATCCCGATGTGTTCAAGCCCTTCGGCGGCTTTGCCGACGGCATCGCGGTAAACGACAGTTATGTCTCTTTGCCGCAGATTCCCGGTGTTGGTTTCGAGGCCAAGGCCGAACTCTACAAGGTGATGAGGGAATTGCTGGACTAA
- a CDS encoding heparinase II/III family protein, which yields MTAASLQDSTGRKLLRRLAAAWYGTRLYALTLPRKAPLELPVLPDDPWTGTVGNADRLFQGRFVFAGAEVASPHAAPWSITPGEAGLDAASHAAWAAGLHGFVWLRDFSSQGGDMARRMARSLVADWIARHSLSIRGLPWQPAIAGRRLTQWLVASHFLLDGADDAFGHDFLLSIARHAAYLKRASATAPAGWPRFDATLGAVYGAEALGHAQDKSAIQALCAALDAQVLADGGHVSRNPSLLYRMLRDLVALWRFLQAVDPERAAMLQPYLDRMAPMLRTLRHGDGGLALFHGGEEENAAQIDLLLELSDAKGKPLASATHSGFERAAAKRALLLLDAAGPPPRVAGTKPHSGLLSFEFSHGKDRLISNCGASRRMGGNWATALSSVSAHSTLCLGGKEPAASAAVSVSRNEQDGAIWFEAEHDGWRAACNRIYRRRLYLSAGGEDLRGEDIVSEGANPTNGMPVEAVLRLHLHPGMHASLLGSGDTVILKTSSGQGWRWRGMGGVVRLEDSVYLGVGGDVRRTQQIVMAGSAGAEPLVFKWALTKIN from the coding sequence GTGACTGCGGCCTCGCTGCAGGACTCCACCGGTCGTAAACTGCTGCGTCGCCTGGCGGCGGCCTGGTATGGCACGCGGCTTTATGCGCTGACGCTGCCGCGCAAGGCGCCGCTCGAACTCCCCGTTCTCCCCGACGATCCCTGGACCGGTACGGTGGGCAATGCCGACCGTTTGTTCCAGGGGCGTTTTGTGTTTGCCGGCGCGGAAGTTGCGTCGCCACATGCGGCACCCTGGTCGATCACGCCCGGTGAAGCCGGTCTCGATGCTGCCAGTCATGCTGCCTGGGCCGCCGGCCTGCATGGGTTTGTCTGGCTGCGCGATTTCTCCAGCCAGGGCGGCGACATGGCGCGGCGCATGGCACGCAGCCTGGTGGCCGACTGGATCGCCCGGCATTCGCTGTCGATCCGTGGCCTGCCCTGGCAGCCTGCGATCGCCGGACGGCGGCTGACGCAGTGGCTGGTGGCGTCGCATTTCCTGCTCGATGGCGCCGACGATGCCTTCGGCCATGATTTCCTGCTCAGCATCGCGCGTCATGCCGCGTATCTGAAACGCGCCAGCGCCACGGCACCGGCCGGCTGGCCGCGCTTCGATGCCACGCTCGGCGCCGTCTATGGTGCCGAAGCGCTCGGCCATGCGCAGGACAAGTCTGCGATCCAGGCGCTGTGCGCGGCACTGGATGCGCAGGTGCTGGCCGATGGCGGCCATGTGTCGCGCAATCCCTCGCTGCTCTATCGCATGCTGCGCGATCTGGTGGCGCTGTGGCGCTTCCTGCAAGCGGTCGATCCCGAACGCGCGGCCATGCTGCAGCCTTACCTCGACCGCATGGCTCCGATGCTGCGTACCCTGCGGCACGGCGATGGCGGGTTGGCGCTGTTCCACGGCGGCGAAGAAGAGAATGCCGCGCAGATCGATCTGTTGCTTGAGCTTTCCGATGCCAAGGGCAAGCCGCTGGCCTCGGCCACGCATAGCGGTTTCGAGCGCGCCGCAGCCAAACGCGCGCTGCTGCTGCTCGATGCAGCCGGACCGCCGCCACGCGTCGCGGGCACCAAACCACATTCCGGCCTGCTGTCGTTTGAATTCAGCCATGGCAAGGACCGCCTGATCTCCAATTGCGGCGCCTCGCGCCGGATGGGCGGCAACTGGGCTACGGCACTCAGCAGCGTGTCGGCGCATTCCACGCTCTGCCTCGGCGGCAAAGAGCCAGCCGCCAGCGCCGCCGTTTCCGTCTCGCGCAACGAGCAGGATGGCGCGATCTGGTTCGAAGCGGAGCATGATGGCTGGCGCGCCGCCTGCAACCGGATCTATCGCCGGCGGTTGTATCTCTCGGCCGGCGGCGAAGACCTGCGCGGTGAGGATATAGTCTCTGAGGGTGCCAATCCGACAAATGGCATGCCGGTCGAGGCCGTGCTGCGGCTGCATCTGCATCCGGGCATGCATGCCTCGCTGCTGGGCAGCGGCGACACCGTGATCCTGAAGACCTCTAGCGGGCAGGGCTGGCGCTGGCGCGGCATGGGCGGCGTAGTACGTTTGGAAGATAGTGTTTATCTTGGCGTCGGCGGCGATGTCCGCCGCACGCAGCAGATCGTGATGGCGGGTTCGGCAGGTGCCGAACCCCTGGTGTTCAAATGGGCTCTGACAAAGATCAACTAG
- a CDS encoding LysR family transcriptional regulator translates to MEFNWLEDFLALAEAGNFSRAAEARHMTQPAFSRRIRALEDWAGVMLFDRSAQPVKLTAAGEQFMPAVRDMLRRLAQARDEARQAEQAETATLIFAATQALSLTFFPGWLRGLDIAARLGAIRLMSGSMQAGEEALLQGQSQFLLCHGHDAVANRLPPDRFLYRRLAQDRLLPVCAPDANGGPSHALDGAKQPLPYLAYAEDSGLGRIVTAMLGRRETSLPLRVSFIAPQGTVLRAMARDGRGIAWLPDSLIEDDLAAKTLVLAGDEAWIIPVDIRLYRQRERGTRIAEDFWSAVQEA, encoded by the coding sequence ATGGAATTCAACTGGCTGGAAGATTTTCTGGCGCTGGCCGAAGCGGGCAATTTCTCTCGCGCCGCCGAAGCCCGGCATATGACGCAGCCGGCCTTCAGCCGCCGCATCCGCGCGCTGGAGGACTGGGCCGGCGTGATGCTGTTCGACCGTTCGGCCCAGCCGGTGAAGCTCACGGCCGCCGGCGAGCAGTTCATGCCCGCAGTGCGCGACATGCTGCGCCGTCTGGCGCAGGCGCGCGACGAGGCGCGCCAGGCCGAACAGGCCGAGACCGCGACACTGATCTTCGCCGCGACGCAGGCGCTGTCGCTCACCTTCTTCCCCGGCTGGCTGCGCGGGCTGGATATCGCGGCACGCCTTGGCGCGATCCGCCTGATGTCGGGCAGCATGCAGGCCGGCGAGGAAGCTCTTTTACAGGGCCAGAGCCAGTTCCTGCTCTGCCACGGCCATGATGCCGTGGCCAACCGCCTGCCACCGGATCGCTTTCTCTATCGCCGGCTGGCGCAGGATCGCCTGCTGCCGGTCTGTGCACCCGACGCAAACGGCGGGCCTTCGCACGCGCTGGATGGCGCGAAGCAGCCCCTGCCCTATCTCGCCTATGCCGAGGATTCAGGCCTCGGCCGTATCGTCACGGCCATGCTGGGCCGGCGCGAGACGAGTCTGCCCTTGCGTGTCAGCTTCATCGCGCCGCAAGGCACCGTGCTTCGTGCCATGGCGCGCGACGGACGCGGCATCGCCTGGCTGCCCGACAGTTTGATCGAGGACGATCTGGCGGCCAAAACGCTGGTGCTGGCGGGCGACGAAGCCTGGATCATCCCGGTCGATATACGGCTCTATCGCCAGCGCGAGCGCGGCACCAGAATCGCGGAGGATTTCTGGTCAGCCGTGCAGGAAGCCTGA
- a CDS encoding RT0821/Lpp0805 family surface protein produces the protein MTVRLPVRLLLIPALASALLVSGCQNNDGSGGMNKENVGTVLGGIGGAVLGAQFGKGTGQLVGVAAGALAGAYLGNQIGSSLDKADKAEMEKASNRATTAPIGQPISWRNPDSGNSGTVTPTREGTASNGDYCREFQQSVTVGGKTEQAFGTACRQPDGSWKVVNG, from the coding sequence ATGACCGTCCGTCTTCCTGTCCGCCTGCTCCTGATCCCTGCACTGGCCAGCGCCCTGCTGGTCTCCGGCTGCCAGAACAACGATGGCTCCGGCGGGATGAACAAGGAAAATGTCGGCACGGTGCTGGGTGGCATCGGCGGTGCTGTGCTGGGCGCGCAGTTCGGCAAGGGCACCGGCCAGTTGGTCGGCGTCGCGGCCGGCGCGCTGGCGGGCGCCTATCTCGGCAACCAGATCGGCTCTTCGCTGGACAAGGCCGACAAGGCGGAAATGGAAAAGGCCAGCAACCGGGCCACCACCGCGCCGATCGGCCAGCCGATTTCCTGGCGCAATCCTGACAGCGGCAATTCCGGCACGGTGACGCCGACGCGCGAAGGCACCGCCAGCAATGGCGATTACTGCCGCGAGTTCCAGCAGTCCGTCACGGTGGGCGGCAAGACCGAGCAGGCCTTTGGCACTGCCTGCCGCCAGCCCGACGGCAGCTGGAAAGTCGTCAACGGTTGA
- the rpe gene encoding ribulose-phosphate 3-epimerase has product MPQQATRIAPSIFSADFAQLGAEVAAIDKAGADYIHIDVMDGHFVPNLTIGPSVVAALRKHTARPFDVHLMISPIDAFIPQFAEAGADIITVHPEAGPHVHRTLQLIRSLGKKAGLSLNPGTPVEAALAVLDMVDLVLVMSVNPGFGGQKFIHTQLDKIKVLRKAIDASGRAIDLEVDGGINAETAQLAVDAGADVLVAGTATFQGGPSAYADNIARVRAKPSK; this is encoded by the coding sequence ATGCCGCAGCAAGCCACCCGAATCGCCCCCTCGATCTTTTCGGCCGACTTCGCCCAGCTCGGGGCCGAGGTCGCCGCCATCGACAAGGCCGGCGCCGACTATATCCATATCGACGTGATGGACGGCCATTTCGTGCCGAACCTCACCATCGGCCCCAGCGTGGTCGCCGCACTCCGCAAGCACACGGCCCGGCCGTTCGACGTGCATCTGATGATCTCGCCGATCGATGCGTTCATTCCGCAATTCGCCGAGGCCGGCGCCGATATCATCACCGTGCATCCTGAAGCCGGTCCGCATGTGCATCGCACGCTGCAGCTCATCCGCAGCTTGGGCAAGAAGGCCGGCCTGTCGCTCAATCCGGGTACGCCGGTGGAAGCCGCGCTTGCCGTGCTCGACATGGTCGACCTCGTGCTGGTGATGAGCGTCAATCCCGGTTTCGGCGGCCAGAAGTTCATCCATACCCAGCTCGACAAGATCAAGGTGCTGCGCAAGGCGATCGACGCCTCCGGCCGCGCCATCGACCTGGAAGTGGATGGCGGCATCAATGCCGAAACCGCGCAGCTTGCCGTCGATGCCGGCGCCGATGTGCTGGTGGCCGGCACCGCCACGTTCCAGGGCGGCCCGTCGGCCTATGCCGACAACATTGCGCGGGTGCGCGCAAAGCCGTCGAAGTGA
- a CDS encoding RsmB/NOP family class I SAM-dependent RNA methyltransferase — protein MSDASAFPTVPGPASARRVAANLVDMVLGKGRALDDALADPRSGFRDLSDRDRAFVRRLATTTLRRRGQIDGCLRKFLTLWPKGLPREAMRLGAAELLFLDAPAHAAVGEAVNLMHPEQKKPRGLINAVLRKVAIEGQAIVAEQDVARANTPDWLWQSWVNFYGEDVARDIAMAHLQEAPLDISLKDGDPADWAETLQAEVLPTGGLRRMGGGAVESLPGFTAPEDGSGSAWWVQDVAATLPAKLLGDIAGKRVADLCAAPGGKTAQLAALGASVMAVDRSDPRLKRLKENLKRLGFKADVRTAEIEQWQPEESFDAVLLDAPCTATGTIRRHPDLPYLKDETDVAKLAELQRRLMVAAWAMLKPGGRMVYCVCSLQPEEAEYQIRHLLALPGAEIIPADAGRLHLPSEAVTHEGALRTLPSMWSGRGGMDGFFAICLQKN, from the coding sequence ATGTCTGACGCTTCCGCCTTCCCCACCGTTCCCGGCCCGGCCTCCGCGCGCCGCGTGGCCGCCAACCTGGTCGATATGGTGCTGGGCAAGGGCCGCGCACTGGACGACGCCCTGGCCGACCCGAGATCGGGTTTCCGCGATCTCAGCGATCGCGACCGCGCCTTTGTGCGTCGCCTGGCCACCACAACCCTGCGCCGACGCGGCCAGATCGATGGGTGCTTACGCAAATTCCTCACGCTCTGGCCCAAGGGGCTGCCGCGCGAGGCGATGCGGCTGGGGGCTGCCGAGCTGCTGTTCCTCGACGCACCGGCCCATGCCGCCGTGGGCGAAGCCGTCAACCTGATGCATCCCGAGCAGAAGAAGCCGCGCGGCCTGATCAACGCGGTATTGCGAAAAGTCGCCATCGAAGGCCAGGCCATCGTGGCCGAACAGGATGTCGCCCGGGCCAACACGCCGGACTGGCTGTGGCAGAGCTGGGTGAATTTTTATGGCGAGGATGTCGCCCGAGATATCGCCATGGCGCATCTGCAGGAAGCGCCGCTGGATATCAGCCTGAAAGACGGCGATCCGGCCGACTGGGCGGAGACGCTGCAAGCCGAGGTGTTGCCGACCGGTGGCCTGCGCCGCATGGGCGGCGGCGCGGTCGAGAGCCTGCCGGGCTTTACTGCGCCGGAAGACGGCAGCGGCAGTGCATGGTGGGTGCAGGATGTGGCCGCCACGCTGCCGGCGAAGCTGCTGGGCGATATCGCCGGCAAGCGCGTGGCCGATCTCTGCGCCGCGCCCGGCGGCAAGACCGCGCAGCTGGCCGCACTGGGCGCCAGCGTCATGGCAGTGGATCGTTCCGACCCGCGACTGAAGCGGCTGAAGGAAAACCTGAAACGCCTGGGCTTCAAGGCCGACGTGCGAACCGCCGAGATCGAACAGTGGCAGCCCGAAGAGAGCTTCGATGCCGTGCTGCTGGATGCGCCCTGCACCGCGACCGGCACGATCCGCCGCCATCCCGATCTGCCGTACCTCAAGGATGAAACCGACGTGGCGAAGCTGGCCGAGCTGCAGCGCCGCCTGATGGTTGCTGCCTGGGCGATGCTGAAGCCCGGCGGGCGGATGGTCTATTGCGTCTGTTCGCTGCAGCCCGAGGAGGCCGAGTACCAGATCCGGCATCTGCTGGCGCTGCCCGGCGCCGAGATCATTCCTGCCGATGCCGGCAGGCTGCATCTGCCATCCGAAGCCGTGACACATGAAGGCGCGTTGCGCACCCTGCCCTCGATGTGGTCGGGCCGCGGCGGCATGGACGGCTTCTTCGCCATCTGTTTGCAGAAGAACTAG
- a CDS encoding sulfite exporter TauE/SafE family protein — protein sequence MLPELFPFLVASLGVFLIAFMRGAFGGGFAIVGIPVLSLAMDPITAGTVLAPLFIAIDIVAFFFWRPGTWSKPDAKLLLPMLVIGIAAGWLLLSVLDRHLIEIAMALITLLFAGLWFRSGGQVQTKPRVPAKGLLAGFASGITTMVAHSGGPPLAMYLLPLGLSKVVYAGTTSLFFTVANAVKVGPWLYLGQPDAKTWVLMAVCLPVAPLGVWLGWRLHERLDQRQLYRACYSLLVITALKLLWDGLSGFLHG from the coding sequence ATGCTCCCCGAACTCTTTCCCTTTCTTGTCGCCTCCCTCGGCGTCTTCCTGATCGCCTTCATGCGCGGCGCGTTCGGCGGCGGCTTTGCCATTGTTGGCATTCCGGTGCTGTCGCTGGCGATGGACCCGATCACAGCGGGCACGGTGCTGGCGCCGCTGTTCATCGCCATCGACATCGTCGCGTTTTTCTTCTGGCGGCCGGGCACCTGGTCGAAACCGGATGCGAAACTGTTGCTGCCAATGCTGGTGATAGGCATCGCGGCCGGCTGGCTGCTGCTGTCGGTGCTGGATCGCCATCTCATCGAGATCGCAATGGCGCTGATCACGCTGCTGTTCGCCGGGCTCTGGTTCCGCAGCGGCGGGCAGGTGCAGACGAAACCGCGCGTGCCCGCGAAAGGCCTGCTCGCGGGATTTGCCTCTGGCATTACGACCATGGTGGCGCATTCCGGCGGACCGCCGCTGGCGATGTATCTGCTGCCGCTCGGTCTTTCCAAAGTGGTGTATGCCGGCACGACCAGCCTGTTCTTCACCGTGGCGAATGCCGTGAAGGTTGGGCCGTGGCTCTATCTCGGCCAGCCCGATGCTAAGACCTGGGTCTTGATGGCGGTCTGCCTGCCGGTGGCGCCGCTCGGCGTCTGGCTCGGCTGGCGCCTGCATGAGCGGCTCGACCAGCGCCAGCTCTATCGTGCCTGCTACAGCCTGCTGGTGATCACAGCGCTGAAACTCTTATGGGACGGCCTCTCAGGCTTCCTGCACGGCTGA
- a CDS encoding N-acetylmuramoyl-L-alanine amidase family protein: protein MYTRRFIISSLVGLLGSAAVPSWADAAARKSPPLPGRKPTPNAPKMPPRAPAVVILDPGHGGRDPGAIGVTGTEEKDVTLSVCQSIRQALAGRSDIKVFLTRDRDTYIPLPSRVAFAHEKHADLFISIHADAAPNRSARGLSAYTRAEKATDDFARRLADRENQVDAIYGFDAGATDKQTAAILIDLARRHGHNASLSAKKRIVTGVGHRVQLLENPMRAANFAVLRSPALPSVLIETGFLSNPQDEKILRNAKSRADLARYLADQIAPVAMDLREA, encoded by the coding sequence ATGTATACGCGTCGCTTCATCATCTCATCGCTGGTCGGCCTGCTTGGCAGTGCCGCAGTGCCGTCATGGGCGGACGCTGCTGCGCGCAAGTCGCCGCCGCTGCCGGGCCGCAAGCCGACGCCCAATGCGCCGAAAATGCCGCCGCGCGCGCCGGCCGTCGTCATTCTCGATCCGGGCCATGGCGGCCGCGACCCGGGCGCCATCGGCGTCACCGGAACGGAAGAGAAGGACGTCACGCTTTCGGTCTGCCAGAGCATCCGCCAGGCGCTGGCCGGCCGTTCCGACATCAAGGTCTTCCTCACCCGTGACCGCGACACTTACATCCCGCTGCCCAGCCGTGTGGCGTTTGCGCATGAGAAGCATGCCGATCTGTTCATCTCGATCCATGCCGATGCCGCACCGAACAGGTCAGCGCGTGGCCTCTCGGCCTATACCCGCGCTGAAAAGGCGACGGATGACTTCGCTCGCCGGCTCGCCGACCGCGAGAACCAGGTCGATGCGATCTACGGCTTCGATGCCGGCGCGACCGACAAGCAGACCGCGGCGATCCTGATCGATCTGGCGCGCCGCCATGGCCACAATGCTTCGCTGTCCGCCAAGAAGCGTATTGTCACTGGCGTGGGCCATCGCGTGCAGCTGCTGGAAAACCCGATGCGGGCGGCGAATTTCGCCGTGCTGCGTTCGCCGGCTTTGCCCAGCGTGCTGATCGAAACCGGTTTCCTGTCCAATCCGCAGGATGAGAAAATCCTGCGCAACGCGAAATCCCGCGCTGACCTGGCGCGCTACCTTGCCGACCAGATCGCCCCCGTCGCGATGGACCTGCGCGAGGCGTGA